From the Microbacterium thalassium genome, one window contains:
- a CDS encoding peptidoglycan-binding domain-containing protein yields MNVSPWSTIGSGVTWAPVKSIQYFLRARGHTLVADGIYGPVTAAAVGAFQSTVGATVDGIVGPQTWPQLIIATAEGDTGDAVRAVQQFGFVSFPGVDPLLVDGVYGPVTAERVRFFQESWGLTQDGIAGPETWSFLSALVPGQDLWPLVKVGATQATNWRVLIAQHLLRAHGSGIVADGIFGPLSGAAVTAFQQTLRAQFISTTIGQLDWPALIITVKAGDTGEAVKAVQSFFPDLVVDGVFGPLTDAAVRGLQGVFLPPADGIVGPMTWRLLTVRLFD; encoded by the coding sequence ATGAACGTCTCACCATGGAGCACGATCGGATCCGGCGTCACCTGGGCGCCCGTGAAGAGCATCCAGTACTTCCTGCGCGCACGCGGGCACACGCTCGTCGCGGACGGCATCTACGGTCCCGTGACCGCGGCGGCCGTCGGTGCGTTCCAGTCCACGGTCGGCGCGACGGTCGACGGGATCGTCGGCCCGCAGACCTGGCCGCAGCTGATCATCGCGACCGCCGAAGGCGACACCGGGGACGCCGTGCGAGCCGTCCAGCAGTTCGGCTTCGTCTCGTTCCCGGGAGTGGATCCGCTCCTCGTGGACGGCGTCTACGGACCGGTCACGGCCGAGCGCGTCCGCTTCTTCCAGGAGTCGTGGGGGCTCACGCAGGACGGCATCGCCGGCCCCGAGACCTGGTCGTTCCTCAGCGCCCTCGTGCCCGGGCAGGACCTGTGGCCGCTGGTGAAGGTCGGCGCCACGCAGGCGACCAACTGGCGCGTCCTCATCGCGCAGCATCTGCTCCGAGCCCACGGCTCGGGCATCGTCGCCGACGGCATCTTCGGGCCTCTCAGCGGCGCCGCCGTCACGGCGTTCCAGCAGACGCTCCGCGCGCAGTTCATCAGCACGACGATCGGGCAGCTGGACTGGCCGGCGCTCATCATCACGGTGAAGGCGGGGGACACCGGCGAGGCGGTCAAGGCCGTGCAGAGCTTCTTCCCCGACCTCGTGGTCGACGGCGTGTTCGGTCCGCTCACCGACGCCGCCGTCCGCGGCCTGCAGGGCGTGTTCCTGCCGCCCGCCGACGGAATCGTCGGGCCCATGACCTGGCGCCTGCTCACGGTCCGGCTCTTCGACTGA
- a CDS encoding bacitracin resistance protein has product MSDTTAARPAPTWPTATVAGAFGLLYAYFVWNALAFLISQATGVLGINGYGWFVLLSAVVFPIVAFAAAFAVARRRRTWELGAALFAGLALTAVFWLDVVAYAAVFGAGMLG; this is encoded by the coding sequence GTGAGCGACACCACGGCCGCACGCCCGGCACCCACCTGGCCCACCGCCACCGTCGCGGGCGCCTTCGGCCTGCTCTACGCCTACTTCGTGTGGAACGCGCTCGCCTTCCTGATCAGCCAGGCGACCGGGGTCCTGGGCATCAACGGCTACGGGTGGTTCGTGCTGCTGTCGGCCGTGGTGTTCCCGATCGTCGCCTTCGCCGCGGCCTTCGCCGTCGCGCGGCGCCGGCGGACGTGGGAGCTCGGCGCCGCCCTGTTCGCGGGGCTCGCGCTGACGGCCGTGTTCTGGCTCGACGTCGTCGCCTACGCGGCGGTGTTCGGCGCCGGAATGCTCGGCTGA
- a CDS encoding DNA polymerase III subunit gamma/tau, whose product MTNDRDDDAFRWDGDADPTLDAPAPRAKLPRGFTPVGKGAADVDEDDGETTSDSGAETAAREDADEPAAASETDTGEADAAAAEPAHTGNATLVTIGVLAGIAAMWTIGWVIGGLRLQGTAEFLVSPLAYIPSLWLAALAPAIWFGAVWLLTRRSRAWVRVSWLVAGAVLLVPWPFVMTGTVGS is encoded by the coding sequence GTGACCAACGACAGGGATGACGACGCGTTCCGGTGGGACGGCGACGCCGACCCGACGCTCGACGCGCCCGCCCCCCGGGCGAAGCTCCCGCGGGGCTTCACCCCGGTGGGCAAGGGGGCTGCGGACGTCGACGAGGACGACGGCGAGACGACATCCGATTCGGGCGCTGAGACGGCCGCGCGCGAGGACGCCGACGAGCCGGCCGCCGCCTCCGAGACGGACACGGGGGAGGCGGATGCCGCGGCCGCGGAGCCGGCGCACACCGGCAACGCGACGCTCGTCACGATCGGCGTGCTGGCGGGCATCGCCGCGATGTGGACCATCGGGTGGGTCATCGGCGGTCTGCGCCTGCAGGGCACGGCGGAGTTCCTCGTGTCGCCCCTGGCGTACATCCCGAGCCTGTGGCTGGCCGCGCTCGCACCCGCCATCTGGTTCGGCGCCGTCTGGCTCCTGACCCGCCGGTCCCGCGCGTGGGTGCGCGTGTCGTGGCTCGTGGCGGGCGCCGTGCTGCTGGTGCCGTGGCCCTTCGTGATGACGGGGACGGTGGGCTCGTGA
- the serA gene encoding phosphoglycerate dehydrogenase: MTKPVVLIAEQLSPATIDALGPDFDIRHVDGADRPALLAALADANAVLIRSATKMNAEAIEAAPVLKVIARAGVGLDNVDIKAATTAGVMVVNAPTSNIISAAELTVGHILNLARHIPAAHASLAGGAWKRSSFTGTELYEKTVGIVGLGRIGGLIAERLRAFGVRVVGYDPYVTPVRAQQLGVELLSLDDVLRESDFVTVHMPKTPETTGMIGAEQFGIMKPTAYVVNVARGGLIDEAALKVALEAGEIAGAGLDVFTSEPPKEGGTAIELLSLPNVVVTPHLGASTDEAQEKAGVSVAKSVKLALEGDLVPDAVNVAGGVIDPFVRPGIALVEMLGQFFTGIAHGALASLDIEVRGELAAYDVSVYRLAALKGIFTNIVSENVSYVNAPVFAEQRGIETRMIVEADSPEYRNITILRGTLSDGTVLTIAGTLAGTRMVPKVVEINGYEIEVAIARHHVVMRYADRPGIVAIYGKHLGDANINIEALQVAQPDASGRALSVLTVDSAVPEEILDAMQAATNADLFQQIEITEP; encoded by the coding sequence GTGACGAAGCCCGTCGTTCTGATCGCAGAACAGCTCTCACCCGCCACGATCGATGCGCTCGGTCCCGATTTCGACATCCGCCACGTCGACGGAGCCGACCGGCCCGCGCTCCTGGCCGCACTCGCGGACGCGAACGCGGTCCTCATCCGGTCGGCGACGAAGATGAACGCCGAGGCCATCGAGGCCGCGCCGGTGCTCAAGGTCATCGCCCGCGCCGGCGTCGGTCTGGACAACGTCGACATCAAGGCCGCCACCACCGCCGGTGTCATGGTCGTGAACGCGCCGACCTCGAACATCATCTCGGCCGCCGAACTCACCGTCGGCCACATCCTCAACCTCGCCCGGCACATCCCCGCGGCGCACGCCTCGCTCGCGGGCGGCGCGTGGAAGCGCAGCTCGTTCACCGGCACCGAGCTGTACGAGAAGACGGTCGGCATCGTCGGCCTCGGCCGCATCGGCGGCCTCATCGCCGAGCGACTTCGCGCGTTCGGCGTGCGCGTCGTCGGCTACGACCCCTACGTCACGCCGGTGCGCGCCCAGCAGCTCGGCGTCGAGCTGCTCTCGCTCGACGATGTGCTCCGCGAGAGCGACTTCGTCACGGTGCACATGCCGAAGACCCCGGAGACGACGGGCATGATCGGCGCCGAGCAGTTCGGCATCATGAAGCCGACCGCCTACGTCGTCAACGTCGCGCGCGGCGGGCTCATCGACGAGGCTGCGCTCAAGGTCGCGCTCGAGGCGGGCGAGATCGCCGGCGCGGGCCTCGACGTCTTCACCAGCGAGCCGCCGAAGGAGGGCGGCACGGCGATCGAGCTGCTGAGCCTGCCCAACGTCGTCGTCACGCCGCACCTGGGCGCCTCGACCGACGAGGCCCAGGAGAAGGCCGGCGTCTCGGTCGCGAAGTCGGTCAAGCTCGCGCTCGAGGGCGACCTGGTCCCGGATGCCGTCAACGTCGCCGGCGGCGTCATCGACCCGTTCGTGCGCCCCGGCATCGCCCTGGTCGAGATGCTCGGCCAGTTCTTCACCGGCATCGCGCACGGCGCGCTCGCGAGCCTCGACATCGAGGTGCGCGGCGAGCTCGCCGCCTACGACGTCAGCGTCTACCGCCTCGCGGCGCTGAAGGGGATCTTCACCAACATCGTCAGCGAGAACGTCTCGTACGTGAACGCGCCGGTGTTCGCCGAGCAGCGCGGCATCGAGACGCGCATGATCGTCGAGGCGGACAGCCCCGAGTACCGCAACATCACGATCCTGCGCGGAACGCTCTCCGACGGCACGGTCCTGACGATCGCCGGCACGCTCGCGGGCACGCGGATGGTGCCGAAGGTCGTCGAGATCAACGGCTACGAGATCGAGGTCGCCATCGCGCGCCATCACGTCGTGATGCGCTACGCGGACCGGCCCGGCATCGTCGCCATCTACGGCAAGCACCTCGGGGACGCCAACATCAACATCGAGGCTCTGCAGGTCGCGCAGCCCGACGCGAGCGGACGAGCGCTGTCGGTGCTGACGGTGGACTCCGCGGTGCCCGAGGAGATCCTCGATGCGATGCAGGCCGCGACCAACGCCGATCTGTTCCAGCAGATCGAGATCACGGAGCCCTGA